One window from the genome of Salvia miltiorrhiza cultivar Shanhuang (shh) chromosome 7, IMPLAD_Smil_shh, whole genome shotgun sequence encodes:
- the LOC130991609 gene encoding putative E3 ubiquitin-protein ligase RF298: MASMVAKACGSTSSQMPVMTVQEKGSRNKRKFRADPPLADPNKAIPLPSSECTSFEFSAEKYESQGHMNGCDMCCINQDSSDHTLKLDLGLSCAVGTSEIGMSRSREEMEASADDFRDADWSDFTESGLEELVLSNLDTIFKSAVKKIIASGYSEEVATRAILRSGLWYGCKDIVSNIVDNTISFLRSGQEIDPSKEHYFEDLQQMEKYILAELVCLLREVRPFFSTGDAMWCLLICDMNVSHACAMEGDGFLGDASSNMNPSVSAQSQLRSELKNPEYNILVPCKPNASVPYAHSCPSEAAHLASVHGGRSFQTEAPKITSGPNSKLKTSFVSNGLVPDKDCQNSAPNISEKPFTASGVSTVSEEKFLGSRKVSAITKREYILRQKSMHFEKHYRTYGSKGASRAGKLSSFSGLVLDKKLKGVAESAGVNAKNSPFKINKGVGFDVTLENMSRNLSTTTAFTSAPTFGLEAIDQSLLPKSSISSALPVVPVKASPSLPVADTELSLSFPAKSIANPMPISYNIDAANCGYLGSSNDKSLSQWAPQDRKDEMIMKLVPRVRELQNQLQEWTEWANQKVMQAARRLGKDKSELKTLRQEKEEVERLKKEKQTLEENTMKKLSEMENALCKASGQVERANVSVRRLEVENTALRREMEAAKLRAAESAASCQEVSKREKKTLMKFQSWEKQKNVFQEELSVEKLRLTQMQQKLKQATDVQDQVEAKLNQEEQAKCELLTQVGSLKKEREQIEVSTQSKEDMIKSRAENNLQKYKDDIARLEKEISQLRLKTDSSKIAALRRGIDGSYASKLSDFRDAPLLKDSAISYISKMVAATDLRGFTESGGVKRERECVMCLSEEMSVVFLPCAHQVVCTMCNELHEKQGMKDCPSCRGPILRRVSVRYALP; the protein is encoded by the exons ATGGCATCAATGGTTGCAAAGGCGTGTGGCAGTACTTCCAGTCAAATGCCGGTAATGACGGTTCAAGAAAAGGGAAGTAGGAATAAGAGGAAATTCCGGGCTGATCCCCCGTTGGCTGATCCGAATAAGGCCATCCCTTTACCTTCGAGTGAATGCACCAGCTTTGAGTTCTCAGCCGAGAAGTATGAGAGTCAGGGGCATATGAATGGGTGTGATATGTGTTGTATAAACCAAGATAGTTCCGATCATACTCTGAAACTCGACCTTGGATTGTCTTGCGCTGTGGGGACGTCTGAGATAGGCATGAGCCGGTCTAGAGAGGAGATGGAGGCATCAGCGGATGACTTCCGTGATGCTGATTGGAGCGACTTTACAGAATCCGGGCTAGAAGAGCTCGTTTTGAgtaatttggacacaattttcAAGAGTgctgtaaaaaaaataattgctAGTGGTTATAGTGAAGAAGTTGCTACTAGGGCTATTTTGAGGTCTGGCCTTTGGTACGGGTGCAAGGACATCGTATCAAATATAGTGGACAACACGATATCTTTCCTTAGAAGTGGACAGGAAATCGACCCCTCTAAGGAGCACTATTTTGAGGATTTGCAGCAGATGGAGAAGTATATATTGGCGGAGCTCGTTTGCCTTCTAAGAGAGGTCAGACCTTTCTTTAGCACCGGGGACGCAATGTGGTGTCTGTTGATATGTGATATGAACGTGTCGCACGCTTGTGCCATGGAAGGTGATGGTTTTCTTGGTGATGCGAGTTCAAATATGAACCCCTCCGTTTCTGCTCAATCTCAGTTGAGATCAGAGCTCAAAAACCCCGAATATAACATTTTAGTTCCTTGTAAGCCAAACGCCTCTGTTCCGTATGCTCATAGTTGTCCATCTGAAGCAGCTCACCTGGCTTCGGTTCACGGTGGTCGTAGCTTCCAAACAGAGGCGCCTAAGATAACTAGTGGTCCTAACTCGAAGCTAAAAACATCTTTTGTTTCGAACGGACTTGTTCCAGATAAAGATTGTCAAAATTCCGCGCCTAATATCAGTGAAAAACCTTTCACTGCATCAGGAGTCTCTACAGTTTCTGAGGAGAAGTTTCTTGGTAGTAGGAAAGTTTCTGCGATAACCAAAAGGGAGTACATATTACGTCAAAAGTCGATGCATTTTGAGAAACACTACCGCACGTATGGCTCTAAAGGCGCATCTAGAGCTGGTAAGCTTAGCAGTTTTAGTGGCCTAGTATTGGATAAGAAACTTAAGGGCGTGGCAGAGTCTGCAGGCGTAAATGCCAAGAACAGCCCGTTCAAGATTAACAAGGGAGTCGGTTTTGATGTCACTCTAGAGAATATGAGTCGTAATCTTTCAACAACTACAGCGTTTACTTCAGCTCCAACGTTTGGACTTGAGGCTATTGATCAATCTTTGTTGCCTAAATCGAGTATCTCATCTGCCTTGCCTGTGGTACCAGTCAAAGCCTCCCCTTCTTTACCCGTTGCTGATACGgagctttctctttctttcccTGCCAAAAGCATTGCTAATCCAATGCCAATCAGCTACAACATTGATGCTGCCAATTGTGGTTATCTTGGCTCGTCAAATGATAAATCTCTCAGCCAGTGGGCCCCCCAAGATAGGAAAGACGAGATGATAATGAAGCTGGTTCCGAGAGTGAGGGAATTGCAAAATCAGCTCCAAGAGTGGACGGAGTGGGCGAATCAGAAGGTCATGCAAGCTGCACGAAGACTTGGCAAGGACAAATCCGAGCTTAAAACACTTAGGCAGGAGAAGGAGGAAGTGGAGAGGCTGAAGAAAGAAAAGCAAACGTTAGAGGAGAACACCATGAAAAAACTTTCGGAGATGGAGAATGCTCTATGCAAAGCGAGTGGCCAAGTAGAGCGAGCTAATGTTTCTGTTCGCCGGCTTGAAGTTGAGAACACTGCATTAAGGCGGGAAATGGAAGCTGCTAAGTTACGTGCTGCAGAGTCAGCTGCGAGCTGCCAAGAGGTGTCAAAAAGGGAGAAGAAAACCCTGATGAAGTTTCAGTCATGGGAGAAGCAGAAGAACGTTTTTCAAGAGGAGCTCTCGGTTGAGAAATTGAGATTGACACAGATGCAGCAGAAACTAAAGCAGGCTACAGATGTACAGGATCAAGTTGAG GCCAAACTGAATCAGGAGGAACAGGCGAAGTGCGAACTGCTTACACAAGTCGGTTCGttgaaaaaagagagagagcaaATCGAAGTCTCCACACAATCAAAGGAGGATATGATCAAGTCGAGAGCTGAAAACAATCTACAGAAGTATAAAGACGACATAGCAAGGCTCGAAAAAGAAATTTCCCAGCTGAGATTAAAGACCGACTCGTCCAAGATAGCTGCCCTTAGAAGAGGTATAGACGGGAGCTATGCCAGCAAGCTGAGCGACTTCAGAGACGCACCGCTCCTGAAAGACTCCGCCATCTCTTACATCTCCAAAATGGTGGCGGCCACGGATCTCCGGGGCTTCACCGAGAGCGGGGGTGTGAAGCGCGAGAGGGAGTGCGTGATGTGCCTCTCCGAGGAGATGTCCGTGGTTTTCCTCCCTTGCGCGCATCAGGTGGTGTGCACAATGTGCAACGAGCTCCACGAGAAGCAGGGAATGAAGGACTGCCCTTCCTGCCGTGGCCCAATCCTGCGACGCGTCTCTGTACGTTACGCTCTCCCTTAA
- the LOC130991610 gene encoding uncharacterized protein LOC130991610 isoform X1 translates to MGSVQKAEEEWRAILTPQQFHILRQKGTEPRGTGHYDKFYEEGIYNCAGCGTPLYKSTTKFDSGCGWPAFFEGVPGAITRSVGIPTFFMTMSHFVSHFVKFMFVVCFSPTLMAGGRRSLAPPVVATWGMSSRERGTRCRQTRGIALTASRSSSWRPELRKPLHSVVLDGVESLACDFLMFSCEFVMDFS, encoded by the exons ATGGGTTCAGTGCAGAAAGCAGAGGAGGAATGGCGAGCCATTCTCACTCCTCAGCAGTTTCATATTCTCCGCCAAAAGGGAACCGA GCCGAGAGGGACGGGGCACTACGACAAGTTCTACGAGGAAGGGATATACAATTGTGCCGGCTGTGGAACGCCGCTCTACAAATCAACGACCAAATTTGACTCCGGGTGCGGTTGGCCCGCCTTCTTTGAAGGTGTGCCGGGTGCCATCACCCGTTCGGTTGGTATCCCAACTTTTTTTATGACAATGTCTCATTTCGTGTCTCACTTTGTGAAATTCATGTTTGTTGTGTGTTTCAGCCCGACCCTGATGGCCGGAGGACGGAGATCACTTGCACCGCCTGTGGTGGCCACTTGGGGCATGTCTTCAAGGGAGAGGGGCACCCGGTGCCGACAGACGAGAGGCATTGCGTTAACAGCGTCTCGATCAAGTTCGTGGCGGCCGGAGCTCCGGAAGCCACTCCATAGTGTGGTGCTTGATGGTGTGGAGAGTTTGGCTTGTGATTTCTTGatgtttagttgtgaatttgtgaTGGATTTTAGTTAA
- the LOC130991610 gene encoding peptide methionine sulfoxide reductase B5-like isoform X2 has protein sequence MGSVQKAEEEWRAILTPQQFHILRQKGTEPRGTGHYDKFYEEGIYNCAGCGTPLYKSTTKFDSGCGWPAFFEGVPGAITRSPDPDGRRTEITCTACGGHLGHVFKGEGHPVPTDERHCVNSVSIKFVAAGAPEATP, from the exons ATGGGTTCAGTGCAGAAAGCAGAGGAGGAATGGCGAGCCATTCTCACTCCTCAGCAGTTTCATATTCTCCGCCAAAAGGGAACCGA GCCGAGAGGGACGGGGCACTACGACAAGTTCTACGAGGAAGGGATATACAATTGTGCCGGCTGTGGAACGCCGCTCTACAAATCAACGACCAAATTTGACTCCGGGTGCGGTTGGCCCGCCTTCTTTGAAGGTGTGCCGGGTGCCATCACCCGTTCG CCCGACCCTGATGGCCGGAGGACGGAGATCACTTGCACCGCCTGTGGTGGCCACTTGGGGCATGTCTTCAAGGGAGAGGGGCACCCGGTGCCGACAGACGAGAGGCATTGCGTTAACAGCGTCTCGATCAAGTTCGTGGCGGCCGGAGCTCCGGAAGCCACTCCATAG
- the LOC130991611 gene encoding uncharacterized protein LOC130991611, with product MDQPAKPSSSTSPSPSKLFSQPPELHQSDADEDDENVKQLGKCSSVYLALQDCLINSNRNWKSCQKEVQLLKACNNGRNN from the exons ATGGACCAACCGGCTAAACCTAGCTCAAGCACAAGCCCAAGCCCAAGCAAACTATTTTCACAACCACCCGAACTGCATCAAAGCGATGCAGACGAGGACGATGAGAATGTCAAGCAGCTTGGAAAATGCTCCTCTGTCTACTTAGCTCTacag GATTGTCTTATCAATTCCAACAGGAACTGGAAATCTTGTCAAAAAG AAGTTCAACTCCTGAAAGCATGCAATAATGGAAGAAATAACTGA